The following proteins are co-located in the Paenibacillus sp. JNUCC32 genome:
- a CDS encoding biliverdin-producing heme oxygenase, whose protein sequence is MSTRILERLREETAAQHEQIEQNPYAKAAFDQTLTIDQYRSYLAKFYGFIKPAETKFMAEDAVNDMGLDMSIRMKSKHLGEDLMHLDMTRDEINQLPLCSRLPELGTPAQIWGYLYVMEGSTLGGQIITKQLMKFLPVSPESGIRYFHAYGQETKPRWTEFREALLSSGLKDSDEIIDSAKETFRLLDAWIRD, encoded by the coding sequence TTGAGCACACGGATTTTAGAACGGTTAAGAGAAGAGACGGCAGCGCAGCATGAACAAATCGAACAGAATCCATACGCGAAAGCTGCATTCGACCAGACCCTGACGATTGATCAATATCGATCGTATTTAGCGAAGTTTTACGGATTCATTAAACCGGCCGAAACGAAGTTTATGGCAGAGGATGCCGTGAACGATATGGGATTGGATATGTCGATTCGGATGAAGTCGAAACATTTGGGAGAAGATTTGATGCATCTGGATATGACTCGGGATGAAATAAATCAGCTTCCGCTGTGCAGCCGGCTGCCCGAGCTGGGCACGCCTGCGCAAATATGGGGGTATCTCTATGTGATGGAGGGGTCCACGCTCGGTGGCCAAATCATCACGAAACAACTGATGAAGTTCTTGCCCGTGAGTCCAGAGTCGGGCATTCGCTATTTCCACGCATACGGTCAAGAGACCAAGCCAAGATGGACCGAATTCCGGGAAGCGCTGCTGTCGAGCGGCTTGAAGGATTCCGATGAAATCATCGATTCGGCGAAGGAAACGTTCCGTTTGCTGGATGCTTGGATCCGAGATTAG